In a genomic window of Sulfurisphaera tokodaii str. 7:
- a CDS encoding nucleotidyltransferase domain-containing protein, whose translation MRGLDYIKYLESNWKKIAEKVKLAAEKLGRVDKVVVFGSVIKGKITGSSDLDIAVFYDEKLTDREKIRRALEILNGIDEEIVVINVQVLMKNEEDFFLKFIKEYVEI comes from the coding sequence GTGCGAGGGCTAGATTACATAAAATATCTAGAAAGTAACTGGAAGAAGATTGCGGAAAAAGTAAAGTTAGCTGCTGAGAAATTGGGAAGAGTTGATAAGGTAGTAGTATTTGGATCGGTAATTAAGGGCAAAATCACGGGTAGTAGTGATTTAGATATAGCAGTATTTTATGACGAGAAACTAACAGATAGGGAGAAGATTAGGAGGGCTCTGGAAATACTTAACGGAATAGATGAGGAAATAGTTGTAATAAATGTTCAAGTACTTATGAAGAACGAAGAGGATTTCTTTTTAAAGTTCATCAAAGAGTACGTAGAAATATAA
- a CDS encoding HEPN domain-containing protein, whose amino-acid sequence MSSYEKASLLCRRALSYLKVAKDVFHEGLYDVAATNCQISAELLIKSTYLFLGFVYPETHNIRKLLSELANLTKLEEIGRLVKEKRKELNLVELSRFEGQYSPIDVDSDLASDCLDTVENIILPLVKKIWGEKWCEG is encoded by the coding sequence ATGAGTTCATACGAAAAAGCCTCTTTACTCTGTAGAAGGGCATTAAGTTACTTAAAAGTTGCTAAAGACGTATTCCATGAAGGACTTTATGATGTTGCCGCTACGAACTGTCAAATTTCTGCTGAACTATTAATAAAATCAACTTATTTATTTCTCGGTTTCGTATATCCAGAAACCCATAACATTAGGAAGCTTTTAAGTGAATTGGCTAACTTAACTAAACTAGAAGAGATAGGCAGATTAGTTAAGGAAAAGAGAAAGGAGCTCAACTTAGTAGAACTTAGCAGATTTGAGGGCCAATATTCCCCAATAGATGTTGATTCTGATTTAGCCTCAGATTGTTTAGATACAGTAGAAAACATAATTTTACCTCTAGTGAAGAAAATATGGGGTGAGAAGTGGTGCGAGGGCTAG
- a CDS encoding PD-(D/E)XK nuclease family protein: MSLANEIKKVLMENPSILADVLASKPEILYQVLAKLMPWQNLATKQDLEELKTTLRQEIEEIRKNMATKQELEEIKKVMATKDDIKDMATKEDLKNLATKQELEEIKKVMATKEDIKNMATKDDLKSLATKQELEEIKKVMATKDDIKDMATKKDIKKLEVWISALGARWGIVAEDVFRQGIIELLSNAGWKVDREIIFDKDGFVYGYPSEVEIDVVLSDGKVILVELTASLKRGELIQISRKRELYEKLKGKKVSEVIVVTPFIDDKNEERVIAIANSLGIKIIKPGEINS; this comes from the coding sequence ATGTCATTAGCTAATGAGATCAAAAAGGTCTTAATGGAGAACCCCTCTATCTTAGCAGATGTACTGGCATCTAAGCCTGAAATTCTCTATCAAGTCTTAGCAAAGCTTATGCCTTGGCAGAATTTAGCCACAAAGCAAGATTTAGAGGAATTAAAAACTACGTTGAGGCAGGAAATAGAAGAAATAAGGAAAAACATGGCAACAAAACAAGAGTTGGAGGAAATAAAGAAAGTAATGGCAACAAAGGATGATATTAAGGACATGGCAACAAAAGAGGATCTGAAGAACTTAGCTACTAAACAAGAGTTGGAGGAAATAAAGAAAGTAATGGCAACAAAAGAGGACATCAAAAACATGGCAACAAAGGACGATTTGAAGAGTTTGGCAACAAAACAAGAGTTGGAGGAAATAAAGAAAGTAATGGCAACAAAGGATGATATTAAGGACATGGCAACTAAAAAGGATATTAAGAAGTTAGAGGTATGGATTAGCGCCTTAGGTGCTAGATGGGGTATTGTTGCTGAAGATGTTTTTAGGCAAGGTATCATAGAGTTATTGTCCAATGCCGGTTGGAAAGTCGATAGAGAGATTATTTTCGATAAAGATGGTTTTGTTTATGGTTATCCCTCTGAAGTCGAGATTGATGTTGTTTTGAGTGATGGTAAGGTTATTTTAGTTGAGTTGACCGCCTCATTGAAGAGGGGCGAGTTAATCCAGATAAGTAGGAAGAGGGAGTTGTATGAGAAGTTAAAGGGTAAAAAGGTTTCTGAGGTTATTGTAGTTACTCCTTTTATAGATGATAAGAATGAGGAAAGGGTTATAGCTATAGCTAATTCCTTAGGTATTAAGATAATTAAGCCCGGTGAGATAAATAGTTAA
- a CDS encoding VapB-type antitoxin: MKKQESMINISEVLRKTLDDEIVKKEEEEARKSSRRIAEELNLTVRDVVKLIREDRESEIRFRYVGNYQINPKA; this comes from the coding sequence TTGAAAAAGCAAGAAAGTATGATTAATATCTCTGAAGTGTTAAGAAAAACTTTGGATGATGAAATAGTGAAGAAAGAAGAGGAAGAGGCTAGAAAGTCTTCTAGGAGGATAGCCGAAGAATTAAATCTGACTGTAAGAGATGTTGTGAAACTTATTAGAGAGGATAGAGAAAGTGAAATACGTTTTAGATATGTCGGCAATTATCAGATTAATCCAAAGGCTTAA
- a CDS encoding SPFH domain-containing protein encodes MSLRAQVISTELENGTSVMTQDTIIYRFPKENITSKSIFIVQPTERCIVVIQGQIAADLPPGTHNIQSPANPLSAFLSKFRYSSLPYDTVVYFVSMTRHEVRVAGISQTDDLVPLEYEVAVYFRVQNPSLLVTNVQFGSQYFKDADLAGYINPIIDQEVSQVLNNVKLVDVYKKFSDISTAVTAGLKTFLSEIGIDLISVRVTKLIPQDPELRRILQLRDLGIEINDKTRGKPRLLRRGKVFNLSLKLLIKCGEAHKGGHTEDMCPRTELHIPESPRAKSRGQLLVRDRGNGLKTQPVVYRWTNGAGWVLYAPTSYEVVRMKVVNHKPMNRPKGTLAL; translated from the coding sequence ATGTCACTTAGAGCACAAGTTATAAGCACAGAATTGGAAAATGGAACTTCTGTAATGACTCAAGACACAATAATTTATCGATTTCCCAAAGAAAATATAACCTCAAAATCAATATTTATTGTTCAACCTACCGAGAGATGTATAGTCGTAATTCAAGGGCAAATTGCAGCAGATCTTCCACCTGGAACTCACAATATTCAATCTCCAGCAAATCCACTTTCAGCATTTCTTTCAAAGTTTAGGTATTCGTCTCTACCTTATGATACTGTAGTCTACTTCGTATCAATGACAAGACATGAAGTTAGAGTTGCCGGAATTAGCCAAACCGATGATTTAGTTCCCTTAGAGTATGAAGTAGCAGTATATTTCAGAGTTCAAAATCCTTCCCTTCTAGTGACTAACGTACAATTCGGTTCGCAGTATTTTAAAGATGCTGATTTAGCTGGTTATATTAATCCAATAATAGACCAAGAGGTGAGCCAAGTTCTTAATAATGTAAAGCTTGTCGACGTGTATAAGAAATTTTCCGATATATCGACAGCAGTAACTGCAGGGCTAAAGACTTTCCTCAGTGAAATAGGGATAGACTTAATTTCTGTTAGAGTTACAAAGCTTATACCACAAGATCCAGAATTAAGGAGGATATTACAGTTAAGGGATTTAGGAATAGAAATAAATGACAAAACGCGGGGCAAGCCTCGCCTTTTAAGGCGGGGTAAAGTTTTTAATCTTAGCTTAAAACTATTAATAAAGTGCGGGGAAGCCCACAAAGGTGGGCATACTGAAGATATGTGTCCCCGCACAGAACTACATATCCCCGAGTCCCCAAGAGCCAAGAGCAGAGGGCAACTCTTGGTGAGGGATAGGGGTAATGGGCTGAAGACCCAGCCTGTGGTCTACCGCTGGACGAACGGAGCGGGGTGGGTGCTTTACGCACCCACTAGCTATGAAGTTGTGAGGATGAAGGTGGTAAACCACAAACCTATGAACCGCCCTAAGGGAACCCTCGCCCTTTAG
- a CDS encoding ISH3 family transposase, with protein sequence MKGNEDKGTKSYNRDFVRSALKLIYTFLTNILFPEELLKTLLKARGTYLSRLGNEGRRALKLLNNIDVDDVRKALREMGKKVLRETRNRRVAIDLHSQPQYHKDKSLLSRIKPNKGTSWGLAQIAIFLLGRKSIFLDVLPITVKNIAEDFKMVMQVVLEELDKFDLRLVRVYADSAVNEVIKFLLGLGVDFVITARYQMYKKYEDKLRDVNITYCGVRYTGFLCVRHVSGAYLVILRKGDGIIAFLVSGEVDVRTAVVLAEDYRERWGVENAFRSLEEFRVRTCDVRKELVLILLCYFLLNVWFLVRSWRRVRLWEFSQALVDFLVFKEMREVVSQGLPQVGELFFVNFS encoded by the coding sequence ATGAAGGGGAATGAAGACAAAGGGACTAAATCCTACAATAGGGACTTCGTCCGGTCCGCCCTCAAACTAATCTACACCTTTCTAACTAATATACTTTTCCCCGAAGAACTCCTCAAAACCTTACTTAAAGCTAGAGGAACTTACTTGAGTAGGCTTGGGAATGAGGGGAGGAGAGCATTAAAACTCTTGAACAATATTGACGTTGATGATGTTAGAAAGGCATTAAGGGAGATGGGTAAGAAAGTCTTGAGGGAGACTAGGAATAGGAGGGTTGCTATTGACCTCCATTCTCAACCACAGTACCACAAGGATAAGAGTTTGTTGAGTAGGATTAAGCCTAATAAGGGTACTTCTTGGGGTCTCGCTCAAATTGCAATTTTCCTCTTGGGTAGGAAGAGTATTTTCCTTGATGTTTTACCTATAACTGTGAAGAATATTGCTGAGGATTTTAAGATGGTTATGCAAGTTGTTTTGGAGGAGTTGGACAAGTTTGATCTTAGGCTTGTTAGGGTTTATGCTGATAGTGCGGTGAATGAGGTTATTAAGTTTCTCTTGGGTCTTGGCGTGGATTTTGTTATTACCGCTAGGTATCAGATGTACAAGAAGTATGAGGATAAGTTGAGGGATGTTAATATTACTTATTGTGGTGTTAGGTATACTGGTTTTCTTTGTGTTAGGCATGTTAGTGGTGCTTATCTTGTTATTTTGAGGAAGGGGGATGGGATTATAGCTTTTCTTGTTAGTGGTGAGGTTGATGTTAGGACTGCTGTTGTTTTGGCTGAGGATTATAGGGAGAGGTGGGGTGTTGAGAATGCTTTTCGTTCGCTAGAGGAGTTTAGGGTTAGGACTTGTGATGTTAGGAAGGAGTTGGTTCTTATCCTCCTCTGTTATTTTCTTTTGAATGTTTGGTTTTTGGTTCGTTCTTGGAGGAGGGTGAGGTTGTGGGAGTTTTCTCAAGCTCTCGTTGATTTTCTTGTCTTCAAGGAGATGAGGGAAGTTGTTTCACAAGGTTTACCTCAAGTTGGGGAGTTATTTTTCGTGAACTTCAGCTAA
- a CDS encoding ABC transporter permease: protein MTVEVQKEEKRNLSLYHGLWTLTSRELKKWYKAPVILLLSIIQPIFWIALFGKAMNLGSIFTGTSINLPGVIIPKTIIDQIGQEILKQTFGTTDYFSFLAAGMLSFIVLFTSMQSGMSIVWDRRLGVLDRLLTTPVPRGNIIIAKVLNSVIRSLVQATIVLVVAVLLGMTFAPGINALDFLGVYAALFLMSFGLSSLFLMLALRATDWQSQMAIMNLLNLPLLFTSNAFYPIKSMPSWLKPIAYVNPLTYSNGAIRGLLLGIQTNLTIDFLYLGLFALILSTIGILLSWKYLST, encoded by the coding sequence ATGACAGTAGAAGTTCAAAAAGAAGAAAAGAGAAATTTATCGCTTTATCACGGTTTATGGACACTAACATCTAGGGAATTGAAGAAATGGTATAAAGCCCCAGTAATCCTTTTACTCTCCATAATACAGCCAATATTCTGGATAGCATTATTTGGAAAAGCTATGAATCTAGGGAGCATATTTACTGGCACATCGATTAATCTTCCAGGGGTAATAATACCTAAAACTATAATTGATCAAATTGGACAAGAAATACTTAAACAGACATTCGGGACAACGGATTACTTCTCTTTCCTAGCTGCAGGAATGCTATCCTTTATTGTATTATTTACTTCAATGCAGAGTGGTATGTCAATAGTCTGGGACAGAAGATTAGGTGTGCTGGATAGATTACTAACAACGCCAGTACCCAGAGGAAACATTATTATAGCTAAAGTTCTAAATTCTGTTATTAGATCATTAGTTCAAGCAACAATAGTCTTAGTAGTTGCAGTATTACTTGGAATGACATTTGCACCGGGTATTAATGCTTTAGATTTCTTAGGAGTTTATGCAGCACTATTTCTAATGTCTTTCGGACTATCATCACTATTCCTAATGCTTGCATTAAGAGCAACTGATTGGCAATCACAAATGGCAATAATGAACCTACTTAACTTACCGTTACTCTTTACTAGTAATGCATTTTACCCAATAAAATCAATGCCTTCATGGTTAAAGCCCATAGCTTATGTAAATCCGCTAACTTACTCTAACGGTGCAATAAGAGGACTTTTACTCGGAATACAGACAAACTTAACAATTGACTTCCTCTACCTAGGCTTGTTTGCATTAATCTTATCAACTATAGGAATTCTATTATCGTGGAAGTACTTATCAACTTGA
- a CDS encoding ATP-binding cassette domain-containing protein, producing the protein MRNVMIKAINLTKKFGNFVAVDHINFEVYDGEIFGFLGPNGAGKSTTIKMLTTVLKPTEGTAIVNGYDIIKEQAKVRQSIGVVPQEYTADEDLTGWENIMMMAGLYGIPRSVAEERAKELLEMVELTYAANRKVSTYSGGMRRRLEIAMSLVSRPKVLFLDEPTIGLDAQTRAAIWQYIRKLKEEYDMTIFVTTHYLEEADMYGDRIAIIDKGKILAIGSPKELKERIGGDVISLQTNNDEKALTVLSNLFADGILEVKKFQDGIRIKVKNGEEKAPTILEVLMKNGIKVTRMSITEPTMDEVYMEITGKSLRDEEASSQEMFAFRRTLRRARG; encoded by the coding sequence ATGCGTAATGTAATGATAAAAGCAATAAACCTAACCAAAAAATTCGGTAACTTTGTGGCTGTAGATCATATAAACTTCGAAGTGTATGATGGAGAGATCTTTGGCTTTTTAGGACCAAACGGTGCTGGAAAGTCAACAACTATTAAAATGCTCACAACAGTATTAAAACCTACAGAAGGAACTGCAATCGTTAATGGTTACGATATAATTAAAGAACAAGCCAAGGTTAGACAGTCAATAGGTGTAGTACCACAAGAATATACTGCTGATGAAGACTTAACTGGTTGGGAAAACATTATGATGATGGCTGGACTTTATGGTATACCTAGAAGTGTGGCCGAAGAAAGGGCAAAGGAGTTGTTAGAGATGGTAGAACTAACATACGCAGCAAATAGAAAAGTATCAACTTATTCTGGAGGAATGAGAAGGAGATTAGAAATTGCAATGTCCTTAGTTAGCAGACCGAAAGTATTGTTCCTTGATGAACCAACAATAGGTTTAGACGCACAAACTAGAGCCGCTATATGGCAGTATATTAGGAAGTTAAAAGAGGAATACGATATGACAATATTTGTAACTACCCATTATTTGGAAGAGGCCGATATGTACGGGGATAGGATCGCAATAATAGATAAGGGTAAAATACTTGCTATTGGCTCACCTAAGGAATTAAAAGAAAGAATCGGTGGTGATGTCATCTCATTACAAACAAATAATGACGAAAAAGCACTAACAGTACTTTCCAATCTTTTCGCAGATGGTATACTCGAAGTTAAGAAGTTTCAAGACGGTATAAGAATAAAAGTGAAAAACGGAGAGGAAAAAGCACCAACTATCTTAGAAGTCTTAATGAAAAATGGTATTAAGGTTACTAGAATGTCAATAACAGAACCAACAATGGATGAAGTTTACATGGAGATAACTGGTAAAAGTTTAAGAGATGAAGAAGCAAGCTCACAAGAAATGTTTGCATTTAGGAGAACCTTAAGGAGGGCGAGAGGATGA
- a CDS encoding PadR family transcriptional regulator, with translation MSELIAKQKGRLRNLILWLLWQSPRRGIDIIDDIYKMTWGWWKPSPGSVYPLLAKMEEEGVIEKLDDGRYSITQKGIEEIKYLLPSRYSGSVEDAVEELKGILMFFKEVDRNKLHSHKEKILELLKLIQGVVENA, from the coding sequence ATGAGTGAATTAATAGCAAAGCAAAAGGGTAGATTAAGGAACCTTATACTTTGGCTGTTATGGCAGTCTCCAAGGAGAGGGATAGATATTATTGATGATATATATAAGATGACCTGGGGCTGGTGGAAACCATCACCCGGCTCAGTGTATCCCTTATTAGCAAAAATGGAAGAAGAGGGAGTTATAGAGAAGTTAGATGATGGAAGATACAGTATTACACAGAAAGGAATTGAAGAGATAAAATATCTTTTACCATCAAGATATTCCGGGTCAGTGGAAGATGCAGTGGAGGAACTTAAAGGAATTTTAATGTTTTTTAAAGAAGTTGACAGAAATAAGCTTCACTCTCATAAAGAGAAAATCCTCGAATTATTAAAACTGATACAAGGGGTGGTAGAAAATGCGTAA
- a CDS encoding CBS domain-containing protein has protein sequence MIVGQLITKNLVSLPSNSTIKEVADMMIKENVGSVVLKDGEKISGIVTERDIVNAVHRGLSLNSPAIEIASTNLIRIDYNKSIYDAFYLMTRNNIRHLIIEKDGKCVGVISIRDVAKAFSLMIAEQMSY, from the coding sequence ATGATAGTAGGTCAATTAATTACCAAAAATTTAGTAAGTCTTCCTTCAAATTCAACAATTAAGGAAGTAGCAGACATGATGATAAAGGAAAATGTAGGTTCAGTAGTTCTTAAGGATGGAGAGAAGATAAGCGGGATCGTTACTGAGAGGGATATAGTCAATGCTGTTCACAGAGGATTAAGTCTCAATTCACCAGCTATCGAAATAGCCTCAACTAATTTAATAAGGATAGATTATAATAAGAGTATTTATGATGCTTTTTATTTAATGACAAGGAACAATATTAGACATTTAATAATTGAAAAAGATGGAAAATGTGTAGGAGTTATATCAATAAGAGATGTTGCTAAGGCTTTCTCTCTAATGATAGCGGAACAAATGAGTTATTGA
- a CDS encoding ferredoxin family protein, with protein MRVEERLYTLRYKRDEKPHLEIKDQQTCNKCHETYKSPCITVCPANVYSFAEGKIIVSYENCLECGACKIVCPFNNIIWRYPRYGLGISLRYG; from the coding sequence ATGAGAGTAGAAGAAAGGCTTTATACTTTAAGGTATAAAAGGGATGAGAAACCGCATCTAGAGATAAAAGATCAACAAACCTGCAATAAATGTCACGAAACTTATAAGTCACCGTGTATCACAGTCTGTCCAGCAAACGTATACTCTTTTGCCGAAGGAAAAATAATAGTCTCATATGAAAATTGCCTTGAATGCGGAGCTTGCAAAATAGTTTGTCCCTTCAATAACATTATTTGGAGATACCCAAGATATGGTTTAGGGATATCTTTAAGATACGGATGA
- a CDS encoding NAD(P)/FAD-dependent oxidoreductase: MKYDAIVIGAGPSGSASAYTLAKNGYKVLLIERGSEPGAKNVSGAMIRESEISKVFETKDIPFERIVKRVRLIFRSKDDESEIVVKPKSKLYTVSRLKFDKWLAQRAESAGALLITKTTVTGIEGNKVITERGSVEGDKIIIAEGANALLSMSLGLRRELKNEETVLGVKEVYASTRNEVEKRFNLQGDEGESWRIITDYPLPSAGFIYTYKDSIAIGVGARVDEIITRGIRPFELLDSFKMPYAELVKGFSLREYSAKIIPENGFPSFKPCEGAIYVAGDALGLIDPLTFDGIGPAIISGYLAGKAENCYSYSKTLFEAREISKVIKSRPLVKELLPNIGLYSHLINDFLTSWVEGDFSKLRYYKSSLGKLMKHLILGLGVLE, from the coding sequence ATGAAATATGATGCAATTGTAATAGGTGCCGGTCCTTCCGGTTCAGCATCAGCTTACACTTTAGCAAAAAATGGGTATAAAGTACTTTTAATAGAGAGAGGCTCAGAGCCAGGGGCAAAAAATGTTTCAGGGGCAATGATAAGGGAGTCTGAAATTTCTAAAGTCTTTGAAACTAAGGATATCCCATTTGAGAGAATAGTAAAAAGAGTTAGACTAATTTTCAGAAGTAAAGATGATGAAAGTGAGATTGTAGTTAAACCCAAGAGTAAGTTATATACAGTTTCACGTTTAAAATTTGATAAATGGTTAGCTCAAAGGGCTGAAAGTGCAGGAGCATTATTAATTACTAAAACTACTGTAACTGGAATTGAAGGTAATAAGGTTATAACTGAAAGGGGAAGTGTAGAAGGAGATAAAATAATAATAGCCGAGGGAGCTAACGCTTTACTTTCAATGTCATTAGGGCTTAGAAGAGAGTTAAAGAATGAGGAAACTGTACTAGGAGTGAAAGAGGTTTATGCATCTACAAGAAATGAAGTCGAGAAGAGATTTAATTTACAAGGGGATGAAGGAGAAAGCTGGAGAATAATAACCGATTACCCTCTTCCCTCAGCTGGTTTCATTTATACTTATAAGGACTCAATAGCTATAGGAGTTGGTGCTAGGGTTGATGAGATTATAACTAGAGGTATTAGACCTTTTGAACTTTTAGATTCATTTAAGATGCCGTATGCGGAGTTGGTAAAGGGTTTCTCATTAAGGGAATACTCGGCAAAGATAATTCCAGAGAATGGATTCCCATCATTTAAACCTTGTGAAGGTGCAATTTATGTTGCCGGTGATGCATTAGGATTAATTGATCCATTAACTTTTGACGGTATCGGACCAGCAATTATATCTGGTTACTTAGCCGGGAAGGCTGAGAATTGTTACTCCTACTCAAAAACGCTTTTCGAAGCTAGAGAAATATCTAAGGTTATAAAATCAAGACCATTAGTTAAGGAATTATTACCAAACATAGGTCTTTACTCTCATCTTATTAACGATTTCTTAACAAGCTGGGTCGAAGGAGATTTTTCAAAGTTAAGATATTATAAAAGTAGTCTAGGTAAGCTCATGAAACATTTAATCTTAGGTTTAGGGGTGTTAGAATGA
- a CDS encoding FAD-binding protein has protein sequence MRIFVSIKQVPDADDLRIDPVTNNLVREGVPAVINPPDLHAIEEGIRLRERYGGKVIVITMGPPQAENALREAIAMGADEAYLITDRAMAGADTWATSYTLYKAIKKIGEGDIYLFGRRAVDGETEQVGPQTGKWLGIPSVGYVSKFIEIGEGKARVIRTVENEEEEIEVPLPAVFTVLETINKPREPDILSLIKSKTVKIPKLSKDDIGAEPNKIGLAGSPTKVIKVHPPPKTRNPEIYRGNDAPQWVYDKIVKSLKEVNEVKETYVKPQPKAKVNGEIWVYIDHTGDEVNRVSWEIMSEGRRIADLLDTKLAGVIVGDDEVKPIIKEAFNYGVDKVYHARVKGFPFYINDVYTRALSKVIKKYKPEAIFFPGTRNSRELASTTAIEVDTGLIADCVSFDVDEKGIIYSTRPDFGGKEMSTIICPNHKPVMITVRGGVFYPIKIPKEGEVIVEEIEDLSTKFKVLNYTKLQKRNVLAEADIVIGVGRGIKSPENIKLAEELASVLNGVVGVSKPLADMGWYPKERQIGQTGTTIRPKLYIALGISGAVQHLVGISGARRIIAINIDPEAPIFQNCDYGVIGDIFEVVPGLVKIVRERGVPQ, from the coding sequence ATGAGAATATTTGTTTCAATTAAGCAAGTTCCAGATGCAGATGATTTAAGAATAGATCCAGTAACAAATAACCTTGTAAGAGAGGGAGTCCCTGCAGTAATTAATCCACCAGATTTACATGCAATTGAAGAAGGAATTAGGCTTAGAGAAAGGTATGGTGGAAAAGTTATAGTAATTACAATGGGTCCGCCACAAGCTGAAAATGCATTGAGAGAAGCAATAGCGATGGGTGCTGATGAAGCATATTTAATAACTGATAGAGCTATGGCTGGTGCTGATACATGGGCAACCTCATATACTTTGTATAAGGCAATAAAGAAGATTGGCGAAGGTGATATTTACCTATTCGGGAGAAGAGCAGTGGATGGAGAAACAGAACAAGTTGGACCACAAACTGGAAAATGGCTAGGAATTCCTTCAGTTGGTTATGTGTCTAAATTCATCGAAATTGGTGAGGGAAAAGCCAGAGTAATTAGGACTGTAGAGAATGAGGAAGAGGAAATAGAAGTTCCTTTACCTGCAGTTTTTACAGTTTTAGAAACGATAAATAAACCCAGAGAGCCTGATATTCTTAGCCTAATTAAATCAAAAACCGTTAAGATACCGAAATTATCTAAAGATGATATAGGTGCTGAGCCTAATAAAATTGGTTTAGCTGGTTCACCAACTAAAGTAATTAAAGTTCATCCACCACCAAAAACAAGAAATCCGGAAATTTACAGAGGTAATGATGCACCACAATGGGTTTATGATAAAATTGTTAAATCGTTGAAGGAAGTTAATGAAGTAAAAGAGACATATGTTAAACCTCAACCAAAGGCTAAGGTAAATGGTGAAATATGGGTTTATATAGACCATACTGGAGATGAGGTAAACAGGGTATCATGGGAAATTATGTCTGAAGGGAGAAGAATAGCAGATCTCTTAGATACTAAATTAGCTGGTGTAATAGTTGGAGATGACGAAGTTAAACCAATTATTAAAGAGGCATTTAATTACGGTGTTGATAAAGTATATCATGCTAGAGTCAAAGGATTTCCATTTTACATTAATGATGTTTATACTAGGGCTTTATCAAAAGTTATTAAGAAATATAAACCTGAAGCTATCTTCTTCCCTGGAACGAGAAATTCAAGAGAATTAGCATCAACTACCGCAATTGAAGTTGACACTGGATTAATTGCTGATTGTGTGAGTTTTGATGTAGATGAAAAAGGAATAATCTATTCAACAAGACCGGATTTTGGCGGTAAAGAAATGAGTACAATTATTTGTCCTAATCATAAGCCAGTTATGATAACAGTAAGGGGTGGTGTGTTTTATCCCATTAAAATTCCAAAGGAAGGAGAAGTCATAGTTGAGGAAATCGAAGATCTTTCTACGAAATTTAAGGTATTGAATTACACTAAACTACAGAAGAGGAATGTATTAGCTGAGGCAGATATAGTAATAGGTGTTGGTAGGGGGATTAAGTCACCAGAAAATATTAAACTCGCTGAGGAATTAGCTTCAGTACTTAACGGAGTTGTTGGTGTTTCTAAACCTTTAGCAGATATGGGATGGTATCCTAAAGAAAGGCAAATAGGTCAAACTGGGACTACAATTAGGCCTAAGCTTTACATAGCCCTCGGAATTTCTGGAGCGGTGCAACACTTAGTAGGAATTTCTGGAGCGAGAAGAATAATAGCAATAAACATAGATCCCGAAGCCCCAATATTTCAAAACTGCGATTATGGTGTAATAGGAGATATTTTTGAAGTAGTACCAGGATTAGTTAAGATCGTTAGAGAAAGGGGTGTTCCTCAATGA